From the genome of Luteibacter rhizovicinus DSM 16549:
GCGGCCGAAGCGAGCTACCGCTGGTACATGGCAGGCATCAAGCGCGATGGCGCACCGGAGAGCCCGAGCTGCGGTGGCGGCTGGCTGCCGGACGAGAAGCCCTGCGACGTCAAATACGTTTACATCGAACCGATCCTGCTCGCCGTCGCACTCACTGGCGACGATTCGATGCACGATGCGGCGACGGTCGGGAAGATGGCCGACCTGTGGGCCAGTGGCGGCTGGAACGGCGCGCCAGGGCCGTACAAACACGCCGACGACTACTTCACCGAACGCCTTGCCGGTCTCGGCCTGATCGAAACGGTGGCCGCCTTCGAACTCACCGGTGACGCACGTTACCGCGAGCGAATCGAAGCGCGCGTCGGCTGGCTGAGCGAGCACCAGCGCGCCAATCCCGATGGCCTTGGCGACGACGGCTCCTGGCGGAACAGCTGGAACATCCACGAGAACGATCGCGGCGGCAAGGACGACGTACGTGGTGCTTCGCCGTGGATGAGCGAGAACATCGTCGACGGCTTGTGGCACGCGTGGCTGGTGACGGGGGACGCACGTATTCCGCCGATGCTGACGGCCTTCGGCGGCTATCTGGAGCGCTACGGCTGGATCGACCCGTCCCTGTTGGTCAATCCGCACGACTGGCGTAACGGCTGTTCCGGCGGGGGCGGACAGATCGCCTGGTACTGGTCCTCGTCCAAGGCGAAGACCGAGGCCTTGACCAAGATCCAGGAGTCGGAAGGCTGGTACAGCGACGGGCACACCGTGGAGCTCGGGCTCGCTGTGGCCGCGGCGTATTACTTTGAGAAAGATCCGGTGAAGGCCGCGGCGCTGAAAAAACGCTTCGCGGCGATTGCATCGTCGTACAGTGACTCTTGCGCGTCCATTTCGGACACCTTGCGTCGCTTCAACTGGAATAATCGCGGCGCCGGCGTGGCGCAGTGGATGATGAAGCAGCCAGCCGGTGCCGGCCTGGCGCATGCGGCGAACGCATCCGGTAGCGCGCCATGAACCGCCGCGTCGCCGTCTTGCGCAGCATCGGTATCGTCACGGTGTCGACGTATATCGAATACGCGCTCGGCCTGCTGATGAGCGTATGGATCGCTCGCTCCCTCGGGCCGGCGGACTTCGGTCGCTACGCGTTCACCGTGTGGCTGTGCGGTTGGCTGATCGTCTGTTCCAACCATGCGCTAACCACCTCGTCGACCAAGTTTATCGCTGAAGCCGACGGCATGGGCGATCCCGACCTCGCGTCGAGCCTGGCCGCGCGTTTCTCGCGCATCCAGACCCTCAGCTCGCTGCTCGTGATCAGTCTGTTCGCGTTGATCGCCCTGATCGTCAGTCCCGCGGAATGGGGCACGTCGTTTCTACCGATCGTCGGTCTGGTCGTGATCGCCGTCGTGGCCAAGTCGAACTACGCGGTACTCGTCGCCATCGGCAAGGGCCAGGAGCGCTTCGAGCCGGAAGCGATTGCCACGGTGGCGGCCGGTATCGTCGGCATGCTGTTCGTCCTCGGCGCCATGGTATGGCACGCGGACCTGATCACCTTCGTCGCCCTGTTCGCTGTTGCCTGCCTGCTGCTCAACCTGATCAACCGTCTGTCGTTCCGGCACTACTGCCGGCCGTTCGCGTCCGGCCCGATTCCGCCGGCGACGAATGCGCGGGTCAATCGGCATCTCAAGCTCACGGCGGTGCTGGTACTGATGGGGTCGTTCCGCGTCGGCACGATCGAGGTCTTCCTGCTGAATACCTTCTCGGGGTCGGTCGCGGTGGGCTACTTCGCGATCGCCGGCACCTTGACCCGTGGCGCCGTGCAGCTGTTCTCGGTGGGCCTTACCTCGACCTTGCTGCCTTACATGGCGAAGACCTTCGGCGAAAGCGGCACGGCGCGCGCGGCGCGCTTCCTTTCCGAAGCGACCCGGTTCTATTGGGCGGTGGGCATCGCCATCGCCGGCCTCGGCCTGGTGACCACGCCCGAGATCGTCAGACTCATGTACGGCAACCGTTATATCGACGCGATTCCCGCGATCGAGGCGACCCTGGTCCTCGGCGGCCTGTTGTTGATCGGCAATGGCATCGCGGCGTTCCAGACCGTGGTGGACCGCCAGGACGATCGCATCCGCATCGCCAGTGTCTCGGTAGTCGCCAACGCGGTGTTCGGCATCGCGCTGATTCCCACGTTCGGTCTTGCGGGAGCGGTGGTGACGTACGCTGCCACGCGCATCGTCGAAATGGCCCTGGCCATCCACTACCTGCGCAAGGCGACCAGCGGAGCGCTCCCGGTGGCGGCCATGGCGCGCCTCTTCGCAGTCGGTCTCGTGGCGACTGCCGCGGCGTGGGCCGTCACCGTGGCTACGCCGTCCCGGCTGGGCTTTTTCGTCGGCGCGTTCGTGTTCACGGCGATCTATGCACCGATGAGTGTCGTCGTCCGTTACTGGACGAGTGACGACCTGCTGCTGATGGCCGGCATCAGCCGTCGCCTCGGCCCACCAGGCCGTCTGTTCATTCGCGCCCTCAACGTTGTCCAGCCGCCCGCGGCGAAGGCCAGTCCATGACCTACCTGAGCGTGATCCTGCATACGGTCGACGAATTGCGTGCCATGCGCGACGAGCTGGCGGCCGTCGCGGAGCTTCCCGGTGCGGCGAGTGGCATCGTGCAGCATCCGGACTGGATCGCCTACGAAGTCGAGAGCCGGCACGACGGCACGGTGCCGCACGTGATCGTGGTGCGTGACAGCGTCGGGCACATTGCCGGCTACGCGCCCTTGCTGGCGATCATTCACACGGCGCGGCTCGACCTGGCCGGCCGCCGTCTGCGTCTGTATCGCGGTGCGGCGCTGCGCCTGCTCGGCTCGGGCATCGTGGCCGCAGAGGCGGATCGTGAAACCGTTGCCTTGGTGGTGACCCGCCAGTTGATGGGCGACAACGACGTCAGCGTTGTTCGGATCCAGGAGGCCGAACTGCCGAATGGCTTCGCCGAGGCGCTGTCACGCGGTGGCGGATTCCGCATCGTCGCTGCGCACCTGCTCGACCAGGTGCAGTGGTCGATCGAGCCGCAGGCGTCGTCGGAGATGTGGCTGTCGGGATTCGATGCGAAGAAGCGAGGCGACCTCACGCAGCGCGTCGGACGCGCGTATCGCAAGCTCGGCGGCGACGCGGCCTTGCAGACGTTCGATCGTCCGGAAGACATGCCGACCTACTGCCGCCTGATGAACGAGGTTTACGCACGTACCTGGCACCACGCGGACCTGCCGACCGACTGGGAAGCACCCGAACGCGTCGCGCTGTTCATGCGTCTCGCCGCGGCCGGGCAGTTGATCGGTCACGTGGTCGTGAAAGAGGGCAGGCCACTGGCCTATGTGCATGGCTACCTGCTCGGCGGCACCTATCTGGTTGACGACCTCGGCTACGACGAGGAGGTCGCCAAGGTAGGCATCGGCTCGGTCGCGACCTTCCAGGCGATCCGCGCCCTGATCGACCGTTTCCCCGGCGTGCGGATCAGCTTCGGCTACGGCGATAACCAGTACAAACGCGTACTGGCCAGCCGTAGCGAAGCCTGTGGATCGCTGTATGTCGTGCGTGCGACGCGAGCCACCGCAGGGTTCCGTGCCTACGGGCCTGTCCGGTGGTTGTACCAGGGTATTCATCGCGTTCGTCAGGACAGGGCACGGAAGAAGTCGGCAGGGCGCACGCCTTAGTCCGGTACGGATCGACGTAGCGGTGCGCCTTTGCATCGACCGCGGGACATGCGATTCTTTGCGCTCATGCGCATCCTTCCTACCATCCGCCGCTTGCTCTGCCGCCATCCGGTGTCGTTTCGTGCGCTGGCGATGGTCGTCCTGCTGCTCGTTGTAGCGGGGGGCATACCGCGTTGGGTGATGCACGCGGTGGATGCGCAGCACGAGACCCTGTCGGCGCAGTCGGTCGCCTGGGATGCCGATGAACCGCACCGCGATGGCGACGGCGACGAGGCGGAAACCCATGTCTGCCTGCATGCCCACTACTTTGCCGTGCAGCCCTGCACCTTGCCCGACGCATTGACCTTTCACGTGATTGCGCCGGGCGGGATCCTCCTGCTGGACGTGCGGCGCGATGCGCCAGACTCGCCGGCCGTTCCGCCACAGCGCCCCCCGATCGCCTGAAAACCTCTCGATGCCCGACGTCCGCTCGTCTGAGCGGTCGCGTCGATTCGTGATCGTTTTCAGGAAATTCTCATGTCATACCTGCATCACGCGCCCTGGGGCGTTGTGTGTCTTTGCCTTTTCACCGCCGCCGTTTCGCTGCCTGCCGTCGCCGGGGTCCCCGTAACGAAGGCGCCGCCCGCCGTGCGCGATGCCTTGCTTCGGCTGCGCGACAGCAGCCCGCAAGTCGAAGCGGCCGACGCGACGGTGGAAGCTGCCAGGGCCCGTTCCCGTGCCGCGGCGCTTCCGCTTTACAACCCATCGCTTGCCGTCGAGGGCGAGAACGCCGACGTCGATCGACGAACGATCGGCGTCAGCTTGCCACTGGACCTCTCCGGCAAGCGACGTTCCCGCATCGTCGAGAGCGATGCGGCCGTGCGCACGGCGCAGGCCCAGCGTGAACTCCAGTGGCGCGATGTCGCCTCGCGCTGGCTGAAGGCCTGGACGTCGGCGACCTGGACGGCACGGCAAAGTGCCCTGGGTAGGCGACGCGTCGCCCTCATGCAGCGTTTCGACGAACTTGCCGCGCGTCGTCTTTCCGTAGGCGACATCGCGACGTCCGAGCGGGATCTCGCCGCGCTAGCCCTGGCGGACGCGCACATACGGCAGGCAACCCTGGCGGGGCAGGAGGCCAGTTCCCTGGGCCTGCTTGCTGCGTTGGGGCAGGGGACCTCGCTGCCCGCACCGATCGACGGGATGCCGCCACCGGCGGGTATCGCTGTTCCCCGCCGGGTCGACGAACGGCCCGGGATGCGTCTGGCCACGGCGGAGCAGGCACGCGCGCAGGCAGCGATCGCCGTTGCCGATCGTGCGCGTCGCCCCGATCCGACGTTGAGCCTCACCGGCGGGCGGGTACGTAGTGGCGCGCGGACCGATCAGGTCGTCGGGATTGCCGTCAGCATGCCGTTGCCCATCGCAAACAACGGGCGTGCCGATGTCGCCGCGGCGATGGCCGACGCGGACGCGGCCACGGCGGCGCAACGCACGGCACGGATGGAAGCGGATGCCGCGCTGGAGCAGGCGAGGTTGACGTACGAATCGCTGCGACTCGTGAGCGAAGGACTGCGCGACAGTCGCGTCGATGGCGCGGATGGCTTCGATGCACGGGCCGATGGTCTCGAACGGCTGTGGCAGGCGAGCGAATTGAGTACGCCCGACTACCTCGTGCAGCTCAACCAGAGCCTCGATACGGCGCAGTCCGGCCTCGCGTTGCAGATGCAGCTCTGGCTGGCGTGGTTCGATTATCTCGCTGCGGCGGGTCGGCTCGATGACTGGATCGATGGGTCTTTGGGGGAGAGTGGCCGATGAAAACGATACATGTTCATGTTGCGGCGTTGCTGCTGGTTCTGGCGGACAGCATCGCCGCTGAAGCGGCTCCCACAACGAGCGGTGCGCTGGTGTTGGATGCGCGGGCGATGAAGGTGGCGGGAATCGTCGTCGACACCTTGGGCAGGCGGCGGATGGGCGAGGAATTGAAGGCGCCGGGCGAAGTGAAGATGGATGCGTATGCGACGGTGCTGGTGTC
Proteins encoded in this window:
- a CDS encoding oligosaccharide flippase family protein → MNRRVAVLRSIGIVTVSTYIEYALGLLMSVWIARSLGPADFGRYAFTVWLCGWLIVCSNHALTTSSTKFIAEADGMGDPDLASSLAARFSRIQTLSSLLVISLFALIALIVSPAEWGTSFLPIVGLVVIAVVAKSNYAVLVAIGKGQERFEPEAIATVAAGIVGMLFVLGAMVWHADLITFVALFAVACLLLNLINRLSFRHYCRPFASGPIPPATNARVNRHLKLTAVLVLMGSFRVGTIEVFLLNTFSGSVAVGYFAIAGTLTRGAVQLFSVGLTSTLLPYMAKTFGESGTARAARFLSEATRFYWAVGIAIAGLGLVTTPEIVRLMYGNRYIDAIPAIEATLVLGGLLLIGNGIAAFQTVVDRQDDRIRIASVSVVANAVFGIALIPTFGLAGAVVTYAATRIVEMALAIHYLRKATSGALPVAAMARLFAVGLVATAAAWAVTVATPSRLGFFVGAFVFTAIYAPMSVVVRYWTSDDLLLMAGISRRLGPPGRLFIRALNVVQPPAAKASP
- a CDS encoding TolC family protein, coding for MSYLHHAPWGVVCLCLFTAAVSLPAVAGVPVTKAPPAVRDALLRLRDSSPQVEAADATVEAARARSRAAALPLYNPSLAVEGENADVDRRTIGVSLPLDLSGKRRSRIVESDAAVRTAQAQRELQWRDVASRWLKAWTSATWTARQSALGRRRVALMQRFDELAARRLSVGDIATSERDLAALALADAHIRQATLAGQEASSLGLLAALGQGTSLPAPIDGMPPPAGIAVPRRVDERPGMRLATAEQARAQAAIAVADRARRPDPTLSLTGGRVRSGARTDQVVGIAVSMPLPIANNGRADVAAAMADADAATAAQRTARMEADAALEQARLTYESLRLVSEGLRDSRVDGADGFDARADGLERLWQASELSTPDYLVQLNQSLDTAQSGLALQMQLWLAWFDYLAAAGRLDDWIDGSLGESGR
- a CDS encoding GNAT family N-acetyltransferase; this encodes MTYLSVILHTVDELRAMRDELAAVAELPGAASGIVQHPDWIAYEVESRHDGTVPHVIVVRDSVGHIAGYAPLLAIIHTARLDLAGRRLRLYRGAALRLLGSGIVAAEADRETVALVVTRQLMGDNDVSVVRIQEAELPNGFAEALSRGGGFRIVAAHLLDQVQWSIEPQASSEMWLSGFDAKKRGDLTQRVGRAYRKLGGDAALQTFDRPEDMPTYCRLMNEVYARTWHHADLPTDWEAPERVALFMRLAAAGQLIGHVVVKEGRPLAYVHGYLLGGTYLVDDLGYDEEVAKVGIGSVATFQAIRALIDRFPGVRISFGYGDNQYKRVLASRSEACGSLYVVRATRATAGFRAYGPVRWLYQGIHRVRQDRARKKSAGRTP